In Microbacterium sp. ABRD28, the genomic stretch AGCCCGCTTGGCGGGACGCCACCATTGCGCATTTTCTCGATACCAGCGGATGGTGGCGGTCAGCCCGGCCGGGAAGTCGGAGTACACCGGTTCCCATCCGAGTTCGCGTCGCAGCTTGGTCGAATCGATGGCGTAACGGAGGTCATGCCCCGCTCGATCGACCACATGGTCGTATGCCTGCGGATCTTCCCCCATCAACTCGAGGATCAACTCGACAACTTCCTTGTTGCTGCGCTCTCCGTCCGCTCCTACGAGATACGTCTCCCCGATCTCGCCGCGCTCGAGGATCAGCAATACAGCCGCAGAGTGATCGTCCGCGTGTATCCAGTCGCGCACATTGGCGCCGGCTCCGTAGAGCTTGGGCCGCGTCCCTTCCAGGACGTTGGTGATCTGGCGTGGAATGAACTTTTCTACGTGTTGGAACGGACCATAGTTATTCGAGCAGTTGGAAAGCGTCGCGCGTACTCCAAACGAACGTACCCAGGCTCTCACGAGGAGGTCACTTGCCGCCTTCGTCGACGAATACGGCGAAGAGGGATTGTACGGTGTCGTCTCGGTGAAACGCTCCGGATCGTCGAGTTCGAGATCGCCGTAGACCTCGTCGGTGGAGATGTGATGGAAACGTCGGTCGTGCCGTCGAACCGCCTCCAGGAGAGTGAAGGTTCCCACCACGTTGGTGTCGAGGAAGGGCCGTGGTTCGGCGAGAGAATTGTCGTTATGAGATTCAGCAGCGAAGTGAACGACGGAGTCCGCGAGGCTAACGAGTTCATCGACGAGTCTGGCGTCGGAGATATCCCCACGAACAAAAGTCATCCGGTCTTCCGGGACGCCTTCGAGTGACGCGCGGTTGCCCGCGTAGGTCAGGGCATCGAGAACGGTCACGTGGTGATCCGTCCGTCGTACGACGTGATGGACGAAATTGGAGCCGATGAATCCAGCCCCTCCGGTGACCAATAACCGACTCATCGAGAACCACGCTCCAGCAAGCCCAGCAGGTAGGACCCGTATCCCGACTTTCTCAGCTCGTGCCCCCGTTTCTCAAGCTGCTCGTCCGTCAAGAACCCCTGTCGCCATGCCACTTCCTCCGGCACGCCGATCCGAAGGCCCGTGCGACGCTCCATGGTCCTCACGTACTCGGCAGCGTCCGTCATTTGGTCGAACGTCCCGGTGTCGAGCCAAGCTGTCCCGCGGGGCAGAACCTGCACCTGGAGCTTGCCCTGCGAAAGGTATGCCATGTTCACGTCGGTGATCTCGTACTCGCCCCTAGGGGATGGGCTGAGGCTCCGAGCGATTTCCACCACATCGTTGTCGTAGAAGTACAGCCCAGGAACGGCGTAGTTGCTCTTCGGTCGTGCGGGCTTCTCCTCCAAGGACACAGCTCGACCGTCAGCGTCGAAGTCCACAACACCGTACGCGGATGGCTCCGCCACCCAGTACGCGAAAACCGCCCCGCCGTCCACGTCGGTGTGGTTCTTGAGTTGTGTTCCCAGACCTGGCCCGTAAAGAAGGTTGTCCCCGAGGACGAGCGCCACTTTCTCGTTCCCGATGAAGTCAGCGCCGATGGTGAAAGCCTGGGCGAGACCATCAGGCGACGGCTGTTGCGCGAAGCTGAGCGCGACTCCGAACTGCTCGCCGTCGCCCAGAAGACGCTGGAAGGCTGCGGCGTCGTGTGGAGTGGTGATGACCAACAGTTCACGGATACCCGCGAGCATGAGGGTGGACAGAGGGTAGTAGACCATCGGCTTGTCGTAAACGGGGACGAGCTGCTTCGAGACTCCGAGCGTGATCGGATGCAAGCGCGTTCCTGAACCGCCCGCGAGGATGATGCCCTTCACCCGACAATCGTGCCACAACCGGATCACTGCGACCGTCTTCGCCACGGCGAGCACAATTTTCACACTGGTATAAGTGCGAACCATACGTCACAATGTTCACGTGCATCACGAGGAACACGCCAAGCCCCCGCTGACACGGATTGCTGCTTGGATCGCTGCCGCGGCAATCTTGCTGGGCACATTGGCTACGCTGCCCGAAGCAACGGCGTCAGCCGCCCCTCAGTCAGCCGTGGCAGGAGTGGGATCTTCCTCAAGCGCTCCTTCGGTTGCGCGGCCAGCAGCCGACCTTTCGCTCTTCCGGCCGGGGAACATCGTTGCCGACGCCGTCTTCTTCGACGCGGGGTCCATGACCGAGAGCCAGATCTCATCATTTCTCCGAGCCCGCGTGCCCACGTGCCAGGCGGGCTATGTGTGCCTGAAGGACTTCACGCAGACCACGACGAGCCGGCCGAGCGATGCGTACTGCGGGGCATACCAGGGTGCAGTCAACGAGCCCGCCGCCCGCATCATCGCTAAGGTCGCGCAAGCCTGCGGTATCAATCCGCAGGTGCTCCTTGTCACTCTTCAGAAGGAACAGGGGTTGGTGACACACACATGGCCGTCGGAGTGGCGCTACACCATCGCCATGGGGCAAGGATGCCCGGATACCGCCGCCTGTGACACTCGCTATTACGGCTTCCAGAACCAGGTGTATGGGGCAGCCCGACAGTTCCAGGTCTATGGCAAGAGCTCCTACTTCACCTGGTATGCCCCCGGAAAGACGTGGGACGTCTTGTACAACCCGAATCGCTCCTGCGGTTCTTCCCGCGTGTACATCGAGAATCAGGCGACTGCGAACCTGTACTACTACACGCCGTATCAGCCAAATGGGGCCGCGCTACGCGCCGGCTACGGCACAGGCGACGGTTGCTCGAGCTACGGCAATCGCAATTTCTTCAACTACTTCACGGACTGGTTCGGCAGCACCCAGATTGGGCGCGCGTCGATCGTCAAAGCTCCCGACAGGGCGGCGATGTACCTCGTCACACGGGGAACGAAGCACCTCATTCCCAACGAGCAGGAGTTGAGCATCTTCTTGGGCCCGCTCGGCGGCTATGCAACTGTCGCCCAGCAATACGTCGACGCTTTGCCGACCGGACGCCCGGCCACGCGTTACGTCAGGGATACGCGTGATGGCGCGGTGATGATCCTAGATGCGGCCGGCACGAAGCATTGGGTGCAGAGCTTTGATACCGCCCGACGATATGGATACGCCCCTGACGGATTCCTCGAGCTCGATCCGGTCCAGCTTGACCGCTACCGGGCGGGAGCTCCCGTCGGAGACCTTTTCCGCGCCGACTCTTCGCCTGATTACTTCAAGTGGGAGGCTGGGCAACGTCGCTACGTGGTGAACGATCTCGCGTTCGTGCAGGCTGCGTCCGCCACCTCCGCGCACGTCGTAGCCATCCCTAGTGCGAACGTGACCTCCATACCGCTCGGGCGACCTCTCCTGGCTTCGGGAAGCTTGGTAAAGGAAGCTGGCTCAGCGGAGGTCTACGTGGTTGGGGCTTCCGACGAGATCATGCATATCCCGTCGTTCGCATTGGCGGCGGAAGCCGGGGCAACTGGTTATCGCGTGGTACCGGACGGAACCCTCGCGAGCTACCGCAAGGCTGACGCTTCGCTCGCCCTGCTCGTTCAATGTCCGACCGCGACGTACATGACCGCGGGTGGGGCCTTGGTCAAGG encodes the following:
- the rfbB gene encoding dTDP-glucose 4,6-dehydratase, encoding MSRLLVTGGAGFIGSNFVHHVVRRTDHHVTVLDALTYAGNRASLEGVPEDRMTFVRGDISDARLVDELVSLADSVVHFAAESHNDNSLAEPRPFLDTNVVGTFTLLEAVRRHDRRFHHISTDEVYGDLELDDPERFTETTPYNPSSPYSSTKAASDLLVRAWVRSFGVRATLSNCSNNYGPFQHVEKFIPRQITNVLEGTRPKLYGAGANVRDWIHADDHSAAVLLILERGEIGETYLVGADGERSNKEVVELILELMGEDPQAYDHVVDRAGHDLRYAIDSTKLRRELGWEPVYSDFPAGLTATIRWYRENAQWWRPAKRATEEFYQARGQ
- the rfbA gene encoding glucose-1-phosphate thymidylyltransferase RfbA, producing the protein MKGIILAGGSGTRLHPITLGVSKQLVPVYDKPMVYYPLSTLMLAGIRELLVITTPHDAAAFQRLLGDGEQFGVALSFAQQPSPDGLAQAFTIGADFIGNEKVALVLGDNLLYGPGLGTQLKNHTDVDGGAVFAYWVAEPSAYGVVDFDADGRAVSLEEKPARPKSNYAVPGLYFYDNDVVEIARSLSPSPRGEYEITDVNMAYLSQGKLQVQVLPRGTAWLDTGTFDQMTDAAEYVRTMERRTGLRIGVPEEVAWRQGFLTDEQLEKRGHELRKSGYGSYLLGLLERGSR